CGGGTCGAGCTAGAATTCGGAGCCCACTAAACCCGTACCGCCAAAttggcggggcgggccggtccgccaggccgaagatttttatttttcttttttattaaataaaatagttattactattataaaattaataattatagaatttttaaacactttttttttattttttgtatctattcatcttttagttattaactttatttattttattttacaatttcgtatatatgctcaaattatgtgatttattttttaaaataaagatgattctattgacaaatattattttgaacaattttattgaaagtacaaattaaaaaaatagtaaaaaattctattataatttgactagttttatttgtatttgattttttaattattatttttttgattaattttaatgaattatattttttaaaaaaaaagagagtcaaGCGGGTTAGCCCGCCAACCACTAATCCGCCATAAAGTGGGACAGACTAGCATTTTGAATCCATTTTAGTTGACGGGGTGGGATGGGTTAGAGCAGGCtggcccgctttgccacccctaactgcacctgagtttccacaaAAAAAAtacgaagaaaaaaaaaggagaagaagaggaggaggaagaagaagaatacaaAAAAGTTTTGAAGCATAAACTAAATGACTtggataaattaaaatataaaattatttagatGCGTAGTGGAATAAGTATATTTATTCTTTGTCCAATGATtaaaaacattaaatttttttacacaaatatataattatatttatatatttttaaataatatatttaaaaagttaattattttttaatataataatatattattatattgtataaaattaaattcttacacTTATATTAGTGGCTTAAAAgtatatttgcatttttatttataatataaatataaacactTTTAAGTTTCAGTTGTGCTATCCGGTGTAAaagaatttttgtttatttaaataaattaatttataatttattaatttctgaaagtgaaaaaaattataaaatgatacttgatttttgttgttgataaaataatttttaaaagattttaaaatttgataaagtcACATAATCGTAAAAGAATGATATATGAATAGAAAACGTTGATGTAGTCGTCCAAAGagggaaatggatcctctccatttTTTTGTCACTagagagaataaagtgtaatcTCTCACCTTTAATTCTACAAGTGGAATTAGAAATAAATGGGAGAGAGAATGCAATGAAGGGTGAGAtctttcacagtttttttttattGGAGAGGATTCACTCCCTCGAAAGAGAGCTCTTATAATGGCAGAAAGTTTCGACCACATTTCCGACGACCTTCTTTTTCTTCGTGTTCGCTGCTGCTGCTTTTTCTTGAACATGCCATTGCCTCCCCTTCCGCCATAGTAAAAAAGAAGACCGCCATGGCACATCGCCGCACCTCGTCGCATTTTTTGTGTTCGCCGCTCCTTCTTCTTCAACACGTCGTTGTGTCCCCATCCGCCATGGCAATACCTCGCCGCATTCTCGTGTTCGCCGCTTCATCTTCTTCAACACGCCATTGTGTTCCTTCCGCATCCCCTCTGCCATGGCAGCACTTCGTCGCTGCGTTTCCTTCCACCGAAAACATCGTCGGAACTCTTTGTCATCATCGTGACGATCACATCAACGTTTTTCATTTACTGTGACGTCATCCTTTCACAGTTGggcaattttgttaaatttttaaaaatctttcgaggacaattttgtcaataacaaaagtcaggtaTCATTTTGGCCGCGTCAGAATTTTTCTAATTTAGTATTTACCTCCTTTTTATAATTAGGGGTGGCAAAAGGCTGACCCGTCTCGCTCCAACAAAAACACGCCATTTGATAGTAGTCTGTCTCTCTTTGTTTAGTGAGGCGGTCCCAAATTTCTATCCCATCCCAAAGTTcgctaatatttatttattttttaattattaaatattaaaaaaatataattttacaaacattttaataaacttataatttctaaagacaataaaaattataatttctaaatttacaaatactaaaatttttataattttaaatatctaataaatataatcattaacaaaattttttaaaataaaataataaaatatatgaatCTATAAAAATAATTGCATGTGAATTTTTACTTAAATACTAAGAGAAATATTACaagattaatatttattaatattaactagtattttaagttaatattttgtttttataattattaggatttaaaatttataattttaaatttagtacgaaaatatttttgttggtcaagaataaaaataataaattttactagaTATAAAAAATTGGCTAGAACAAACTAATATTTACAACAAAGACACATGACAAGAACAAAAAGTTATTGGCctgaaatgaaaaaataaatattgacgGGAACAATTTACCACCTTTTTTTTCTTGTGTTGTGTCTTTAGGAAAAGAATTTGTtcaaaagaatattaaaaaattataagaatttattatttttaactattacttagtcattaatatttaaaaatataaactaaaatttattattgaattactagacaaaaaaattatattaatgattaaaaatgataaaaaatgataaacaaaaataataaattcaacatttctcataaacaaaaataatataattcaagttCTTCTTTcctaaaagaaaaattgagatGAGTGTACCATTTACTCTTTTAGTAGCAATTTTACACAATAAATATGGTTtgaaattttataagaaaaatattaggCAATCAATATTTTTTAGTAGCTCTGTTTTATATTGTAAACAAaactctttttcattttcttttcactaATATTGTTGGCCCTAACATTTTTTAtcgagtaaagtatcgtttttgtccctaacgtttggggtaagtcctatttgtgtccctaacatttaaatcgtcctatttatatccctaacgtttataaaagtgattcaatgttatcctactatcaattatactaacaaatcagattatatttttcaattattctcacttagatgtattcattttcaattaggtcttacttgtatgtgtttgattttaatattatacccactatttgtgtttagattcaattatgttcctagaaaagtgaattatgtaaatgttgtaagaattagtttcaatttttgatgagctatttttcagagtggatcatcgattctatctcagacatttgtattctaacttcaagaagagatttttaaaactcaaactaaagcgttcatgatgtgtaattgacggcaaaataacattgaatcacttttacaaacgttagggacacaaataagacgatttaaacgttagggacacaataGAATTTACCCAAAACGTTAAaaataaaaacgatactttactcttttctattttatagttaaccattaaaataaaacaaaagtcaTCTCTTATTCACAACTCACAAATATTAACTCTAAAAAAATACGAAGATATATCCTAAATTTTGATAGTTCCATACTTCCATCAAACCTATTTAGTGCAGACTGAATTATACATCATATaaacatttaatttttaatttacaccatcaaattaatcattatatCAAACAAATTACACCAAATTCAAATCGAAATGTTCgatttgtaatttaaaaatttttaaaattataatttatgaaattgacTTTTTAATTTGtgtactctaaattttttaaatttaatctaCACAAAATTAGAACATTTAATTTctttacaaattttattatcaCTCAAATTAGATGGTccgatttattaattaaaattttaaaaaaattacgtttcatattaaaaaaaacacGCAAACTAATTATTCTAGTAGATAACACACCATTTTCATCCGTTCTTAAAAAAATTAGCCACATTGGGAGAATTTAGAAGAACCTgatattacattttttttttctcctataACAATCTTACTcgtaacaataacaaattaactCCTGAAATTGCAACAACAATGTCTCCCACAATTTTAATCATCAAAACTTATTCAATGACATATTTGAAATCATAACTTACTGGCAACGGCAAGATATTTGGTGTGTCGACCTTGAGCAAAAATTTTGCcactctttttctttctaaactcCACACTAACAACAGCTACAGCCTTTCCAAAACGTAGAAGCCTTGCATCGATTTCAATCTCCTCCTAAATAAAAACatcaaacaaaaaatcaatattgcttatcaaaaataatatttatatactaaaattaatcattatgtataaatatatgtattatttaatttattctcgATGTGTATTTTATATCTCAATGTATagtttatattagtaatttattttgatagctgattttaatatatgattttttatacGTAATTTTATTCAGTTTAATTTCTATACAACAATTTttacaaaaacaagaaaaataaatatgctttttaattttggtgttgtacTTCCAGTAATATTTTTCAACCATGGTGAGATTTGGGATATTTTATATGCGGAGATCACAAATTTAAACGTCGAATTTGTGATTTTTATGGGgaatgaaaattttttgaaatctagTTCAGTAAAAAATTTAGGATTCGTACAATGAACTATTGAGTTATAAAATAAACATCTTTCATATAGAATAACCATCCGATATTAAATTGattttggggtttatcaaacatcGAACTCTTAACCTTTCGGATCTAACGCTCTAATactatgtcatgataccactcgtTACAAAAATTTCAGTTGATGGAAAAatataacactaatgattatatctctaatcttccataaacctctattgtacacattgtataagtATTCCATTAGCTCCATATactttctcaaaaatttattcaatctAAAGGTCaattcattttgtatttttttaaggaaaaaaatgatcacaaatcataaaataagtcactaacaaaacaatatatataaatgagttaatatttaaaatgacTAATAGTCTTAAAATGGTCCCTAAAATTTTTAGGAATCATTTTGAATATTAACtcgtatataaatataaataatgtgATGGATACTAACATGGAGATAGGCAGCATCAAAGTATGAAACATTGATCTCAACAGAAACTCCGGAAGTCATGGGGGATGGAATTACTGCTGCGCCCACCATATCCACCAGCAAAGCGGCGGCGCCACCGTGGAAAGAGTTGTTAGAATTCTACACaacaatgaaagaaagaaagaacaattCTCATAATAAGCAATGATTTAATTATTATGAACATACATACATAAGAGTATAGATTATAATTATTACGAGTAAACGTGGCGTTATCTTCATGGAACAAACCACATGGCCAGGCTCCATGAGATCAATTTGGAGGCCATTCATACACAAATGTTCTATGAACTTCCATGGCAATCCATCTACAACTGCTGCTCTTTCGATTCCTTTCTCTAACATCTTCTTCACACATTCTAACTCCATTTTTTTCCCCTCAGTTTCTACTTTCCAATTGTCTTAGCAGTATTTGCGGCCTTTTATTCCATTTACTAGTTGTTTGATTTGAAGTTTTGgaccacttttatttttaatttgagtaaTGTTTTATATCTAAATTTTGTTAGGAaccaaattcaattaaattaaataataaaatttaaaataatattagtataattgatttttgttatattaaacTAATTTAGTTTGACTTAGTTaataaaaagacttaaatatatgatattatttttttaatttattccacTTTCAGGGATCGGATGGCAATCAAAGATTTACACTATGTTTGAATTAAAGAAATTTGAGaggaaagaaaatttaaaaaaataaataaaaaaataaattttttctttgataGGATGAGAAGAAAAATTaggtgaaagagaaaaaaaattgatgtgAGATCcatgttaacttttttttttcaatcatgtaaaaaaattgatgaaaaattaataaattataaatttattttttgtgttacatagaaaaagcaataataaattataatttatttataatataaataaggatattaatgtaatattatttattatatatatattttttattctttttttatccaaacaaaaaaaattatttttttctatttattttctttttatccaaataacaaacaaaaaaaattcacttttatttgcttctattttcttttcttttttttctttttttattttttttttctcatttttcatttTACATCTAAACAATGCCTTAGATTTAAGAATTCAATTGGACCATTTTTGAGAATTAATGAAGTTTTGCTATTAATGGAGATATTAACATTGATTAATATAAAATCAATTTGAATTGATAGAATAATTAGCTCATTTGAATTTAAATCCATCTTATGCATGTACTAATTTATTGACAAATAGCAAATTTTTAATAGAGATCAAATTTGTAACAGATTAATTTTTAGTCCGTCAAACTAAAAAGATCCgtaagcaacaaaaaaaaaaacattgattaattaaaaattataataaaataaaaaattgtagtaGTTGATAACGAAGTTATCTGATTTCATCATATACATGACATCGCTTAGTAAAAAATTCCTTCCTAGATTAAATGACTAAAAACAATTTATGACTACAAATAATCGATAATCGATGGCTCTACAGATTAAAAATAATGGTAAAGAGGCATAaggattaacaaaaaaataacataCCTTCAAGTGGGTATTTCACTTTGAGTGTATTTGAaacactttaaaaataaaatttttacaaaaaataattcttttctttaatttagaatacaataaaaatataatttttaatttttaagagaATTGTAATTCTTACGTTAGTGTTCAaactaaatcaaactaaaaaagtctgattttgattttgatgcgCAATAAAAATAAATGCAGCGTCTTTTTTGTTATATTTGCACATCAAAACAGTTTGCGCATACAGTTTTTATCTTGGTTAGACTTTTTCATTTTCTCCActtttttcttctcttatttATGGCACCACTCTAGAGTCTAGATCCTCTTCTTTTATCCACGGGCCTTCATCAGCGTTAGCACACCTTTTCTTGCCaaatcataaatataaatataatatccaCATTATATTGACTCCAAGATTATTCACTCACATAaatgatattattatattttttattacttaaatttattaacaattataagaatataaaaaaaatttgaaacaaatactaagcatttttatttgtgaaAAGATAATTAACAACATATATATGAAACCTTTATAtagataaatttttataataaaataattttttataataattaagtaTTAGTtgtaataattcaaaaaataaataaaaattttgactagtcaaatttcttgtttaattttacttcaaatttttagtcattaatcttaaaattttcaattcaTGATTCATCATTTTTCTAGTATGGAGGTGATGAGTGCAATTTGTTCATGATTCTTCTAATTTTGACTAAGAAATAAAGTTTGACTTGTGATTCTTCTAACTTCTAGTTTTATCACTTATAATTTTTGTAGCTTCTAAATTTGTattaagataaattaaaataagtcaCATACTCATATttcagaaatagaaaaagaataaaattctatGGCCAAACTACCAAAGTCAAGCTGAAccgaactaaaaaaaattaaaataggatttatctcttttatttaaaaaaaagatataaatagaaaagataattaatcaatttttatgaatctaattcataaatttttttttcggttttttttacatttctcaaatatttttttaattttttttatcaaatcatATGCTTTCTTATTTATACTTTGATTGCAATAATTTAACTCCATATCTATAAATATTCAATCAACAGAATCAGATGTATTATGTTATATAAGAGAATTTTCATTTCTCTATCTCtgtcaattttttaattatcttaaattttgaatgctttctctaaaattatttgtttacaCAGCAATAATAATCTTTGTTTCTCTTTTCTATCTTtggattgaaaaatatttaaaatggaaGGAATCGTAGCTAAATTCTTAACTCCAGCAGCAATACGCAGATAGAGCCTTCAAGTTCAATCACATGTTGAGTAGTTTTAAAAATGTTCAAaatcagttatatatatatatatatatatatatatatatatatatataatttaacttatttttaatatatattttatattgataattattttaagtgactagctacttttaatatatacCTAATATAATGGAATTagtttatattaaaatttgtgGTACATTATTGGataccaaataataataaatattttaacataaaatatatgtctgatttaattcaaataacatgatatgatatataattttatataaataaattgagtttaattttgatatactgacAGTGTAAATCGTTTTACATAATGCAATCACATTCGTTCTTTTGAATGACCATTCATGCTATGAatgtgaaaaataattatttatttttattgttacgTAACCGATAATgcgtcaaaattaaattctaaataaattatgaCATATTTTTAACTATGGATTATAATTTATGTTTTTTCTcaacattatatatataaaaagatgactataaaattttatataaaaatattaatatataggtATGTATGTTGTTCTTTTCTATCCtaaataaattaagatttatCACATTGTAGTTCATAGTcatttattgataaattataggtatatatgttattaattattgataaattaaaaatgtaaaatacaTAACATGtagattaatttaaataattataataaaatatatatttcaatagaattattataaaaattagttaatgaaaaatacaactaaaaagtaattaacatagaatGATAGATGACGGGACTTGGGCTTACAAGCTTGCACTGAATGGTTTATATGTCTTAAGGTCAAGCAAGACACCAACTATGGACCCAATAAGAGCAGCAAGTGTTACCAACAGACAAAACATACTTAAACTTTGCAAAAGAATCCAACTCCCACTCCATTTTGGGATCTTCTTCTGCTTGATATGCATTTCCACTGGAAAATAAATTGACAAGGGCCAAAACCCTAATGCCCCAATTACTCCCAATATATCATTAAAGAACGGAATTAACATTGCTATAAGAGTGCTTACCACAACATACAATGATCTCCAAACTAGTCTAAATATGTTTAGGTTGTATGAAGATAAAAATGGGATTTGAACTTTGTGTTCTTTTCCAAGTATTTCCCATTTTTTAGTTGCCCGTTCTTCAATAAATGCAAAAAGGGGTTGAGAATAAACTTGGTATGCTCCCGCAAGTTGAATGAGTAGTGTTAAATTTGCAATGT
This region of Arachis hypogaea cultivar Tifrunner chromosome 8, arahy.Tifrunner.gnm2.J5K5, whole genome shotgun sequence genomic DNA includes:
- the LOC112708483 gene encoding uncharacterized protein — encoded protein: MELECVKKMLEKGIERAAVVDGLPWKFIEHLCMNGLQIDLMEPGHVVCSMKITPRLLNSNNSFHGGAAALLVDMVGAAVIPSPMTSGVSVEINVSYFDAAYLHEEIEIDARLLRFGKAVAVVSVEFRKKKSGKIFAQGRHTKYLAVASKL